In Longimicrobium sp., the genomic stretch CCCGGGGATGGAAACCTCAAGAAGTCCGCCTTCGCGGGCAGCGCAGGCCCAGCGCTGAGTTCTCCCCTCCCCCGCGCAGCAGGGGAGGGGCCGGGGGAGGGGGCCACGGCCGGGCGGGCAGGATGGATACTCCCGCCACAGATGCCCGTCCGGCTACCTCTCCCGGTTCGGGGAGAGGTGGCGAGCCCAGGCGAGCCGGAGAGGGCGCGTCGCCGCGAATGCACGAAGGGCAGCGGATCGCATCCCGATCCCCTGCCCTTCCTTGCTGTCCCCTGTCCCCTGCGGCTTCCTACATCTCCCGCCGCGCCGACAGCGCCTCGGCGATGGTGACGCCGTCCGCGTACTCCAGGTCGCCGCCGATGGGAAGGCCGCGGGCGATGCGGGTGACGCGCACGCCCAGCGGGCCGATCAGCTTGCGCAGGTACATCGCCGTCGCCTCGCCCTCCACGCTGGGGTTGGTCGCCAGCACCACCTCCTGCACCTCGCCGCCGCCGAGCCGGCGCAGCAGCGGCTCCACGTTCAGCTCGCTGGGGCCGATCCCGTCCAGCGGGCTCAGGCGGCCGCCCAGCACGTGGTACATCCCCCGGTACTCGCCGGTGCGCTCGATGGCCATGATGTCG encodes the following:
- the recR gene encoding recombination mediator RecR; translated protein: MSAIDDLTGELARLPGIGRKTALRLAFHLLKAPSDDAQRLARAIVAVRERVRPCEVCGNLTEVTPCAICTSTRRDQATVCVVEEASDIMAIERTGEYRGMYHVLGGRLSPLDGIGPSELNVEPLLRRLGGGEVQEVVLATNPSVEGEATAMYLRKLIGPLGVRVTRIARGLPIGGDLEYADGVTIAEALSARREM